From Natrinema amylolyticum, the proteins below share one genomic window:
- the mtnP gene encoding S-methyl-5'-thioadenosine phosphorylase, whose protein sequence is MTIGVIGGSGIYDALPLEAVRTESVSTPFGEPSDDLTIGTLAGTEVVFLPRHGEDHQYSPTETPYRANIYALKSLGVDRVIATNAVGSLREDLPPRTLVIPDQTFDRTKHRTPTFFGDGMVVHMGFANPYCPALSSHLATAAREATDAAVEDGGTYVCIEGPQFSTKAESEFYRDQGWDVVGMTAIPEAKLAREAELSYATVAGITDYDVWKADSEVSLEEVLENAAANRDAINAVVERAVRTMPDDFESEAWSALEGTINTPTQAIPTETRERVDLLVGDYLD, encoded by the coding sequence ATGACGATCGGCGTTATCGGCGGCAGCGGCATCTACGACGCACTGCCGCTCGAGGCAGTCCGGACCGAATCGGTATCGACGCCCTTCGGCGAGCCGAGCGACGACCTGACGATCGGGACCCTCGCGGGGACCGAGGTCGTCTTCCTGCCGCGGCACGGCGAGGACCACCAGTACTCGCCGACGGAGACGCCCTATCGAGCGAACATCTACGCGCTCAAATCGCTGGGCGTCGATCGGGTCATCGCCACCAACGCGGTCGGCAGCCTCCGCGAGGACCTGCCGCCGCGGACGCTCGTGATCCCGGACCAGACGTTCGACCGGACCAAACACCGCACCCCTACGTTCTTCGGCGACGGCATGGTCGTCCACATGGGATTCGCGAACCCGTACTGTCCGGCGCTGTCCTCGCATCTCGCGACGGCCGCGCGGGAGGCCACCGACGCGGCCGTCGAGGACGGCGGCACCTACGTCTGCATCGAGGGCCCGCAGTTCTCGACGAAAGCCGAGAGCGAGTTCTACCGCGATCAGGGCTGGGACGTCGTCGGCATGACCGCCATCCCGGAGGCCAAACTCGCCCGCGAGGCCGAACTGAGCTACGCCACCGTCGCCGGCATCACGGACTACGACGTCTGGAAGGCCGACAGCGAGGTATCGCTGGAGGAGGTCCTCGAGAACGCGGCGGCCAACCGAGACGCGATCAACGCGGTCGTCGAACGCGCCGTCCGGACGATGCCCGACGACTTCGAGAGCGAGGCCTGGTCGGCCCTCGAGGGGACGATCAACACGCCGACGCAGGCGATTCCCACCGAGACCAGAGAGCGCGTCGACCTGCTGGTCGGCGACTATCTGGACTGA
- a CDS encoding SRPBCC family protein gives MDRILLSTLAYRSPEEVFPYVRSFTDYPRYTDHLKEVRVDGDGGVGSVYDLELAWWKLSYTARSRVTDISAPESLTWRLVNDIDARGEWRVEPEPESAPPEAETASRIYFEAVYDPHSANENAISLPRFVSLDWVVEKVEPKLLGEARTVVERLVADIEGRPRDVELTVHEMP, from the coding sequence GTGGACAGAATTCTCCTCAGTACGCTCGCTTATCGGTCGCCCGAGGAGGTCTTCCCGTACGTCCGGTCATTTACCGACTATCCGCGGTACACGGACCACTTAAAGGAGGTCCGAGTCGACGGCGACGGCGGCGTCGGCTCCGTCTACGACCTCGAGTTGGCGTGGTGGAAACTCAGCTACACCGCCCGCTCGCGGGTGACCGATATTTCGGCCCCCGAGTCGCTCACCTGGCGGCTGGTCAACGACATCGACGCCCGCGGCGAGTGGCGCGTCGAACCGGAGCCCGAATCCGCGCCGCCGGAGGCTGAGACGGCGAGTCGGATCTACTTCGAGGCCGTCTACGATCCGCATTCGGCGAACGAAAACGCCATTTCGCTCCCGCGGTTCGTCTCGCTGGACTGGGTCGTCGAGAAGGTCGAACCGAAACTGCTCGGCGAGGCCCGGACGGTCGTCGAGCGACTGGTCGCGGACATCGAGGGCCGCCCGCGAGACGTCGAGTTGACGGTTCACGAGATGCCGTGA
- a CDS encoding M48 family metalloprotease: MFAAVALVLALAVGPFLGFRAYARRVEATDEPTADRLHRLDRAQQAGGIALPIVAILAAYELDVIAPVTAAVGVSGPELFGIAVLEFGAVVLVSFGIVVVPIVSIALGTYPTVRSLRDTSASLWRVAKGVLAVMGLTIVSVSVAIFGFLAITSVVGSSTPVLVAALGAVVFVTYGCSPYLIVLFRDRIPLEGERRERVERLCEELGYRPRGLYVLEGESTKTANALVAGTVPGLRYVFLTDYLLSECDDAELRAIIAHEFGHVAGRHLWQRGLLTVAVFGVWIVGARHLGVGWLEARFGFAGFFVPFMALYLLYHVVLLGGLARWQEFRADAHAARETGRAAMIAALETLADANDARREAGLLYSLATHHPPIGDRIEAVRDGGDAADDVSGSEATPSD; the protein is encoded by the coding sequence ATGTTCGCCGCCGTCGCGCTCGTCCTCGCGCTCGCGGTCGGTCCGTTCCTCGGATTTCGGGCGTACGCTCGGCGCGTCGAGGCGACCGACGAACCGACAGCGGACCGGCTCCACCGGCTCGACCGGGCCCAACAGGCGGGGGGCATCGCCCTGCCGATCGTCGCTATTCTGGCCGCGTACGAACTCGACGTGATCGCTCCGGTGACCGCTGCCGTCGGCGTTTCGGGCCCCGAACTGTTCGGTATCGCCGTCCTCGAGTTCGGGGCGGTCGTGCTGGTCTCGTTCGGGATCGTCGTCGTCCCGATCGTGTCGATAGCGCTCGGCACGTATCCGACGGTTCGCTCGCTCCGAGACACGTCGGCGTCGCTGTGGCGGGTCGCCAAGGGCGTTCTCGCCGTGATGGGACTGACGATCGTCTCGGTGTCGGTCGCGATCTTCGGGTTCCTCGCGATCACGTCCGTCGTCGGCTCGTCGACCCCCGTTCTCGTCGCCGCGCTCGGGGCGGTCGTCTTCGTCACGTACGGCTGCTCGCCGTATCTGATCGTTCTCTTTCGAGACCGCATCCCGCTCGAGGGCGAGCGCCGCGAGCGCGTCGAACGGCTCTGCGAGGAGCTGGGCTACAGACCCCGCGGGCTCTACGTGCTCGAGGGCGAGTCGACCAAGACCGCGAACGCGCTCGTGGCGGGGACCGTTCCCGGCCTGCGCTACGTCTTCCTGACCGATTACCTGCTCTCGGAGTGCGACGACGCCGAACTGCGCGCGATCATCGCCCACGAGTTCGGCCACGTCGCCGGCCGCCACCTCTGGCAGCGCGGCCTCTTGACCGTCGCCGTCTTCGGCGTCTGGATCGTCGGCGCTCGACACCTCGGCGTCGGCTGGCTCGAGGCGCGGTTCGGCTTCGCCGGCTTCTTCGTCCCGTTCATGGCGCTCTACCTGCTGTATCACGTCGTCTTGCTCGGCGGACTCGCACGCTGGCAGGAGTTCCGCGCGGACGCCCACGCCGCTCGCGAGACCGGTCGCGCGGCGATGATCGCCGCCCTCGAGACGCTCGCCGACGCGAACGACGCGCGCCGCGAGGCGGGCCTGCTCTACAGTCTGGCGACGCACCACCCGCCGATCGGGGACCGCATCGAGGCGGTTCGCGACGGCGGCGACGCGGCCGACGACGTCAGCGGGAGCGAGGCGACGCCGAGCGATTGA
- a CDS encoding segregation and condensation protein A: MTREPLRGSKESSEERSDPRDNEGYEEPKATREPSEKASDTVASRESRSDSERPSGERSDPRDGKVPEETEPKATQEPSSDASGEIRTDGGDDIPLDITGHDERDRPSEPSPGSVLEPKSSEKGGDSGPEDESGESVLEFTDIETDEAADDGDEDEVEPVELLVQLAKDGEIDPWDIDIVDVTDTFLEAIEDADLRTSGRALFYASVLLRMKSDELFATDEPEEEELPPWEAPFAEDGAMEAADDDEREYPPGFDPVENLEEEMERRLDRKHARGKPETLDELVRELRSAERDTWWKESRSYDTSDSPAGYDRGVQELNYHSGDDFRVDDEPTSDDVTHTTHEEDIEAVIEDVETELEVHYENGRDEVLYAEIDEIGGSRVMTYLALLFLAHRGRVTLEQDELFGDLWVRDDAVASDASEAVAG; the protein is encoded by the coding sequence ATGACTAGGGAGCCGCTACGCGGCTCCAAAGAGTCGAGCGAGGAGCGAAGCGACCCGCGAGACAACGAGGGCTACGAGGAGCCGAAGGCGACGCGGGAGCCCTCGGAAAAAGCGAGCGACACCGTCGCGAGCAGGGAGTCGCGTAGCGACTCTGAAAGGCCGAGCGGGGAGCGGAGCGACCCGCGAGACGGCAAGGTGCCCGAGGAAACGGAGCCGAAGGCGACGCAGGAGCCCTCGAGTGATGCGAGCGGCGAAATACGAACCGACGGCGGCGACGACATCCCCCTCGATATCACCGGTCACGACGAGCGAGACCGTCCGAGCGAGCCGTCGCCGGGGTCCGTCCTCGAGCCGAAGTCGAGCGAGAAGGGCGGTGACAGTGGCCCGGAGGACGAGTCCGGCGAGTCAGTCCTCGAGTTCACGGACATCGAGACGGACGAGGCCGCGGACGACGGTGACGAGGACGAAGTCGAGCCCGTCGAACTGCTCGTGCAACTCGCGAAGGATGGCGAGATCGATCCGTGGGACATCGACATCGTCGACGTGACGGACACGTTCCTCGAGGCGATCGAGGACGCCGACCTACGGACGTCCGGACGGGCGCTGTTCTACGCGAGCGTCCTCCTGCGGATGAAAAGCGACGAGCTGTTCGCCACCGATGAGCCCGAAGAAGAGGAATTACCGCCCTGGGAAGCGCCCTTCGCCGAGGACGGAGCGATGGAGGCGGCGGACGACGACGAACGGGAGTACCCGCCCGGGTTCGACCCCGTCGAGAACCTCGAGGAAGAGATGGAGCGTCGCCTCGATCGCAAACACGCCCGCGGGAAGCCCGAAACCCTGGACGAACTGGTCCGCGAACTCCGCAGCGCCGAACGCGACACGTGGTGGAAGGAGTCCCGGAGTTACGACACGAGCGACTCGCCGGCGGGGTACGACCGGGGCGTCCAGGAGCTGAACTACCACTCCGGCGACGACTTCCGCGTCGACGACGAGCCGACCAGCGACGACGTCACGCACACGACCCACGAGGAGGACATCGAGGCGGTCATCGAGGACGTCGAAACCGAACTCGAGGTGCACTACGAGAACGGGCGCGACGAGGTGCTGTACGCCGAGATCGACGAGATCGGCGGCTCCCGCGTGATGACCTATCTCGCCCTCCTCTTTCTGGCTCATCGAGGCCGAGTGACCCTCGAGCAGGACGAACTGTTCGGCGACCTCTGGGTCAGAGACGACGCGGTGGCGTCGGACGCGAGCGAAGCGGTCGCCGGCTGA
- the smc gene encoding chromosome segregation protein SMC, whose translation MYIKSIVLDDFKSFGRKTKIPFYEDFTVVTGPNGSGKSNIIDAVLFALGLARTRGIRAEKLTDLIYNPGDEDADTSSGPREATVEVILDNSEGSLERSQVVNAAGSEDVGDVDEIRIRRRVKETEDNYYSYYYLNDRSVNLSDIQDLLAQAGITPEGYNVVMQGDVTEIINMTPHARREIIDEIAGVAEFDAKKEDAFEELETVQERIDEAELRIEEKRDRLDQLADERREAMRYRRLRREKEEYEGYKKASELEEKRAELDAVEDEVDDLADELRDLQRELDEREGKVVRLQEDLEDLNAEIERKGEDEQLRIKSEIEEIKGDISRLEDKIETSEEAIEDAEAERREAFVQIDRKQETIDDLADEMREHKLEKASIKSEIQEREAERDELEAEIEAVDTEFDELKADLAERKDELEAAKTEKNDLQREQDRLLDEARRRSNAIEETETTIEEKRESIPELESQRSDLERELEKAERNRANIAEVVDDLKGEKRRLQSDVDDLDDEIQAKQQEYAELEANAGESGDSSFGRAVTTILNSGIDGVHGAVAQLGTVPGEYATACETAAGGRLANVIVDDDVIGQQCIEHLKSRNAGRATFLPLTDMSQRRLPNAPSDPGVVDFAYNLVDFDDEYAGVFSYVLGDTLVVEDIETARSYMGDYRMVTLDGDLVEKSGAMTGGSGGGSRYSFTGGGEGQLERVAKQITEVQEERESLREELRGVEERLDDARDRKSDAADEVRSIESELEGLDDEREAVEAEIAELADDLEELREERESVDERMNEISAEIDAKTAAVEELEAEIDELETELADSKIPELTDQIEELEAEIDEREDRIQELDADLNELSLEKEYAEDAIEDLHDDIEAAQNRTAEHEERIEEYEAEIEAKREGLEEKREAVAELEEELTELKGERSDLKEELSEARTNRDRQQDRVNTVESKLEDARERAGSLEWEIESLESEVGDYDPEDVPDHETVLEMIEYLQADMEAMEPVNMLAIDEYDEVRSDLDDLEEGKATLVEEADGIRDRIEQYETQKKQTFMDAYDAIAAHFTEIFEKLSEGTGSLHLENEVDPFDGGLTMKAQPGDKPIQRLDAMSGGEKSLTALAFIFAIQRHNPAPFYALDEIDAFLDAVNAERVGEMVEELAGDAQFVVVSHRSAMLDRSERAIGVTMQQDNVSAVTGIDLSSGEVPADD comes from the coding sequence ATGTATATCAAGTCGATCGTTCTCGACGATTTCAAGAGCTTCGGCCGAAAGACGAAGATCCCGTTCTACGAGGATTTCACGGTCGTAACGGGTCCGAACGGCTCCGGGAAGTCCAACATCATCGACGCCGTTCTCTTCGCACTCGGACTGGCCCGGACCCGCGGGATCCGCGCCGAGAAACTGACTGACCTCATCTACAACCCCGGTGACGAGGATGCGGACACCTCGAGCGGCCCCCGCGAGGCGACCGTCGAGGTCATCCTCGACAACTCGGAGGGGTCTCTCGAGCGCTCGCAGGTCGTCAACGCCGCGGGCAGCGAGGACGTGGGCGACGTCGACGAGATTCGAATTCGTCGCCGCGTCAAGGAGACCGAGGACAACTACTACTCCTACTACTACCTGAACGACCGCTCGGTCAACCTCTCGGACATTCAGGACCTGCTCGCTCAGGCGGGCATCACGCCGGAGGGGTACAACGTCGTCATGCAGGGCGACGTCACCGAAATCATCAACATGACGCCCCACGCCCGGCGGGAGATCATCGACGAGATCGCGGGTGTCGCGGAGTTCGACGCCAAGAAGGAGGACGCCTTCGAGGAGCTCGAGACGGTCCAGGAACGGATCGACGAGGCCGAACTCCGCATCGAGGAGAAACGCGACCGCCTCGACCAGCTCGCGGACGAACGTCGAGAAGCCATGCGCTACCGCCGGCTCCGTCGCGAGAAGGAGGAGTACGAGGGGTACAAGAAGGCCAGCGAACTCGAGGAGAAACGCGCCGAACTCGACGCCGTCGAAGACGAGGTCGACGACCTCGCGGACGAGCTCAGAGACCTCCAGCGCGAACTCGACGAGCGCGAGGGGAAGGTCGTCCGCTTGCAGGAGGACCTCGAGGACTTGAACGCCGAGATCGAGCGCAAGGGCGAGGACGAGCAGCTCCGGATCAAGAGCGAGATCGAGGAGATCAAAGGCGACATCTCCCGGCTCGAGGACAAGATCGAGACCAGCGAGGAGGCGATCGAGGACGCCGAGGCCGAGCGCCGCGAGGCCTTCGTCCAGATCGATCGCAAGCAGGAGACGATCGACGATCTCGCCGACGAGATGCGCGAGCACAAACTCGAAAAGGCCTCGATCAAGAGCGAGATCCAGGAACGCGAGGCCGAACGCGACGAACTCGAGGCCGAGATCGAGGCCGTCGACACCGAGTTCGACGAGCTCAAGGCCGATCTCGCGGAGCGCAAAGACGAGTTAGAGGCGGCGAAGACCGAGAAGAACGACCTCCAGCGCGAGCAGGACCGGCTGCTCGACGAGGCTCGACGGCGTTCGAACGCCATCGAGGAGACGGAAACGACGATCGAGGAGAAACGCGAATCGATCCCCGAACTCGAGAGTCAGCGAAGCGACTTAGAGCGGGAACTCGAGAAGGCCGAGCGGAACCGCGCGAACATCGCGGAGGTCGTCGACGACCTGAAGGGCGAGAAGCGCCGGCTGCAGTCCGACGTCGACGACCTCGACGACGAGATCCAAGCGAAACAACAGGAGTACGCCGAACTCGAGGCCAACGCCGGCGAGAGCGGCGACTCCTCGTTCGGTCGCGCGGTGACGACGATCCTCAATTCGGGGATCGACGGCGTCCACGGCGCGGTCGCGCAACTGGGAACCGTCCCCGGCGAGTACGCGACCGCCTGTGAGACCGCCGCTGGCGGGCGGCTGGCGAACGTGATCGTCGACGACGACGTCATCGGCCAACAGTGTATCGAGCACCTCAAGTCGCGAAACGCGGGTCGGGCGACGTTCCTGCCGCTGACCGACATGAGTCAGCGACGGCTCCCTAACGCGCCGAGCGATCCGGGCGTCGTCGACTTCGCGTACAATCTCGTCGACTTCGACGACGAGTACGCCGGCGTCTTCTCCTACGTTCTCGGTGACACGCTGGTCGTCGAAGATATCGAAACCGCCCGCTCGTACATGGGCGACTATCGGATGGTCACCCTCGACGGCGACCTGGTCGAGAAGAGCGGCGCGATGACCGGCGGCTCCGGCGGCGGCTCACGCTACTCCTTTACCGGCGGCGGCGAGGGCCAACTCGAGCGCGTCGCCAAACAGATCACGGAGGTCCAGGAGGAACGCGAGTCCCTCCGCGAGGAGCTTCGCGGCGTCGAGGAGCGCCTCGACGACGCCCGCGACCGCAAGAGCGACGCGGCCGACGAGGTCCGCTCGATCGAGTCCGAACTCGAGGGGCTCGACGACGAGCGCGAGGCCGTCGAGGCCGAGATCGCGGAGTTAGCGGATGACCTCGAGGAGCTCCGCGAGGAGCGCGAATCCGTCGACGAGCGGATGAACGAGATCTCCGCGGAAATCGACGCCAAGACGGCGGCAGTCGAGGAGTTAGAGGCCGAGATCGACGAGCTCGAGACCGAACTCGCGGACTCGAAGATCCCCGAACTGACCGACCAGATCGAGGAGTTAGAGGCCGAGATCGACGAGCGCGAGGACCGGATTCAGGAACTCGACGCCGACCTCAACGAGTTGAGCCTCGAGAAGGAGTACGCCGAGGACGCCATCGAGGACCTCCACGACGACATCGAGGCGGCCCAGAACCGCACGGCCGAACACGAGGAGCGGATCGAGGAGTACGAGGCGGAGATCGAGGCGAAACGCGAGGGCCTCGAGGAGAAACGCGAGGCCGTCGCGGAGTTAGAGGAGGAGTTGACGGAACTGAAAGGCGAGCGCAGCGACCTCAAGGAGGAGCTCTCCGAGGCCCGGACGAACCGGGACCGGCAGCAAGATCGGGTCAACACCGTCGAGAGCAAACTCGAGGACGCACGCGAGCGCGCGGGTAGCCTCGAGTGGGAGATCGAATCCCTCGAATCGGAGGTCGGTGACTACGACCCCGAGGACGTCCCCGACCACGAGACCGTCCTCGAGATGATCGAGTATCTGCAGGCGGACATGGAGGCGATGGAGCCGGTCAACATGCTCGCGATCGACGAGTACGACGAGGTCCGCAGCGATCTCGACGATCTCGAGGAGGGGAAGGCGACGCTGGTCGAGGAGGCCGACGGCATCCGCGATCGGATCGAGCAGTACGAGACCCAGAAGAAGCAGACGTTCATGGACGCCTACGACGCGATCGCCGCCCACTTCACCGAGATCTTCGAGAAGCTCTCGGAGGGGACCGGCTCGCTGCACTTAGAGAACGAGGTGGACCCGTTCGACGGCGGGCTGACGATGAAGGCACAGCCGGGTGACAAGCCGATTCAGCGCCTGGACGCGATGTCTGGCGGCGAGAAGTCGCTGACCGCGCTGGCTTTCATCTTCGCCATTCAGCGGCACAACCCGGCCCCGTTCTACGCGTTGGACGAGATCGACGCCTTCCTCGACGCCGTCAACGCCGAGCGGGTCGGCGAGATGGTCGAGGAACTCGCCGGCGACGCCCAGTTCGTCGTCGTCTCCCACCGCTCGGCCATGCTCGACCGCTCCGAGCGGGCGATCGGCGTGACGATGCAACAGGACAACGTGAGCGCGGTGACCGGGATCGATCTGAGTAGTGGGGAGGTGCCGGCTGATGACTAG
- a CDS encoding PAS domain-containing sensor histidine kinase produces MSTRAGANDGSFWGDADDEVALDRYRTLVNTIDDAIYQLDADGRFVAVNDVIVEETGYTREQLLGEHVSIVLGDGDVDRIEREIASQIEANDDDVATFELAVRTADGDAIPCELRVNLLLEDGEFRGTIGVARDRSEKHRRQDTLASAVASYESVTSIIDEADIGVVVLDEGCEIEWVDETIERYFDLDRAALIGRNNRRVVDDALKDRFADPDSFAATVLSSYDDGRYVDRFECRVVGDGDDREDRWLRYQSKPIESGEFAGGRVEFYYDISDQKRSEADLQESEDAFQSLVDAVEEYAIFRLDTAGTVISWNRGAHKIKGYDREDIIGEHFSQFYTDADRAANVPERNLERALENGSVEDEGWRVREDGTRFWANVTITPVRDDDGTHRGFLKVTRDMTDRRQREQELESELQRILGRISDAFYAVDDEFRFTHVNDRAAELLQHSEAELLGERLWDVFPDLHEIDTVWDAFHTALETQEPTSYELYYDTLDFRVEANLYPSETGISVYFRDVTERRERERELERTERRFEAIFEDPNILVGLLEPDGTVIDINQTAMEYVDADLADVVGEQFCETPWWGADVRADVREWTERAAAGEYVDFEIDLTRPDGEWYTLNGIFRPVTNDEGDVVSILVSDRDVTERKKRERELEESEQRYRTLAEHFPNGVVTLFDHDLEYTLVAGQGFDKIPVDPAEAEGEYFDDVWPDETSDALEPALRAALEGEERSVELEYAGREWVIYTVPITDNRGDVFAGVTMAYDITERKQYQRKLEETISRLEESNKRLEQFAYAASHDLQEPLRMVSSYLQLIESRYADELDADGEEFLEFAVDGADRMRDMIEGLLAYSRVETQGDPLEPVELDSVLESVLTDLRLQIEETNADIETADLPRVEGDASQLRQVFQNLLSNAIEYSGDDPPRIAVDAERRGSKWTISVRDEGIGIDPDDQDRVFEVFQRLHSREQYSGTGIGLALCQRIIERHDGEIWVDSEPGEGATFSFTLPATADDPQ; encoded by the coding sequence ATGAGTACTCGAGCGGGTGCAAATGACGGGTCGTTCTGGGGGGACGCCGACGACGAGGTGGCGCTCGACCGCTATCGGACGCTCGTCAACACCATCGACGACGCCATCTATCAGCTCGACGCCGACGGCCGGTTCGTTGCGGTCAACGACGTCATCGTCGAGGAGACCGGCTACACGCGCGAGCAACTCCTCGGCGAGCACGTCTCGATCGTGCTCGGGGACGGCGATGTCGACCGCATCGAACGCGAAATCGCGAGCCAGATCGAGGCGAACGACGACGACGTCGCGACCTTCGAGCTCGCCGTCCGAACCGCCGACGGCGACGCGATTCCCTGCGAACTGCGCGTCAACCTGTTGCTCGAGGACGGCGAGTTCCGGGGGACCATCGGCGTCGCTCGCGATCGCTCCGAGAAACACCGTCGACAGGACACGCTCGCATCGGCAGTGGCGTCCTACGAGTCGGTCACCAGCATCATCGACGAGGCCGATATCGGCGTCGTCGTCCTCGACGAGGGGTGCGAAATCGAGTGGGTCGACGAGACGATCGAACGGTACTTCGACCTCGATCGCGCGGCCCTCATCGGACGAAACAACCGTCGGGTCGTCGACGACGCTCTCAAAGACCGGTTCGCCGACCCCGATTCGTTCGCGGCGACCGTCCTGTCGTCGTACGACGACGGTCGCTACGTCGATCGCTTCGAGTGTCGAGTCGTCGGTGACGGGGACGACCGCGAGGACCGCTGGCTCAGGTACCAGAGCAAACCGATCGAATCGGGGGAGTTCGCCGGCGGACGGGTCGAATTCTACTACGATATCTCCGATCAGAAGCGGTCGGAAGCAGACCTGCAGGAGAGCGAAGATGCGTTTCAGTCGCTGGTCGACGCCGTCGAGGAGTACGCGATCTTCCGGTTAGATACGGCGGGGACCGTCATCAGTTGGAACAGGGGCGCACACAAGATCAAAGGCTACGACCGCGAAGATATCATCGGCGAACACTTCTCGCAGTTTTACACCGACGCGGATCGAGCGGCGAACGTTCCCGAACGGAACCTCGAGCGGGCGCTCGAGAACGGGTCCGTCGAGGACGAAGGGTGGCGCGTCCGCGAGGACGGCACGCGGTTCTGGGCGAACGTCACGATCACGCCGGTTCGAGACGACGACGGCACCCACCGCGGCTTCCTGAAGGTGACTCGCGACATGACCGATCGCCGGCAGCGAGAGCAGGAACTCGAGAGCGAACTCCAGCGCATCCTCGGCCGGATCTCCGACGCGTTCTACGCGGTCGACGACGAGTTCCGATTCACGCACGTCAACGACCGCGCCGCCGAACTCCTCCAGCACTCCGAGGCGGAACTCCTCGGTGAGCGGCTCTGGGACGTGTTTCCCGATCTCCACGAGATCGACACGGTCTGGGACGCCTTCCACACGGCCCTGGAAACGCAGGAGCCGACCAGCTACGAACTCTACTACGACACGCTCGATTTCCGGGTCGAGGCGAACCTCTATCCCTCCGAGACCGGGATTTCGGTGTACTTCCGCGACGTGACCGAGCGCCGGGAGCGCGAACGCGAACTCGAGCGAACGGAGCGCCGCTTCGAGGCAATCTTCGAGGACCCGAACATCCTCGTGGGGCTGCTCGAGCCCGACGGGACGGTCATCGATATCAACCAGACGGCGATGGAGTACGTCGACGCCGACCTCGCGGACGTGGTCGGCGAGCAGTTCTGTGAGACGCCGTGGTGGGGGGCGGACGTCCGGGCCGACGTCAGGGAGTGGACCGAGCGCGCGGCGGCCGGCGAGTACGTCGACTTCGAGATCGATCTGACGCGGCCGGACGGCGAGTGGTACACGCTCAACGGCATCTTCAGGCCGGTCACGAACGACGAGGGCGACGTCGTGTCGATCCTCGTGTCGGACCGCGACGTGACGGAGCGAAAGAAGCGCGAGCGCGAACTCGAGGAGTCCGAGCAGCGGTATCGTACGCTCGCGGAACACTTCCCGAACGGCGTCGTCACCCTGTTCGACCACGACCTCGAGTACACGCTGGTCGCCGGGCAGGGCTTCGACAAGATACCGGTGGACCCGGCGGAAGCCGAGGGGGAATACTTCGACGACGTCTGGCCCGACGAGACGAGCGACGCGCTCGAGCCGGCGCTCCGAGCCGCACTCGAGGGCGAGGAGCGATCGGTCGAACTCGAGTATGCCGGCCGCGAGTGGGTCATTTACACGGTTCCGATCACCGACAACCGAGGTGACGTCTTCGCCGGGGTGACGATGGCCTACGACATCACCGAACGGAAGCAGTATCAGCGCAAACTCGAGGAGACGATTTCGCGACTCGAGGAGTCCAATAAGCGGTTAGAGCAGTTCGCCTACGCCGCCTCCCACGACTTACAAGAGCCCCTGCGGATGGTCTCGAGTTACCTCCAGCTCATCGAGAGCCGCTACGCCGACGAGCTCGACGCAGACGGCGAGGAGTTCCTCGAGTTCGCCGTCGATGGTGCCGACCGAATGCGCGACATGATCGAGGGACTCCTCGCGTACTCTCGGGTCGAGACGCAGGGCGATCCGCTCGAACCGGTCGAGCTGGATTCGGTCCTCGAGAGCGTCCTGACGGACTTACGGCTCCAGATCGAGGAGACGAACGCCGACATCGAGACCGCAGACCTGCCCCGCGTCGAGGGTGACGCCAGCCAGTTACGACAGGTGTTCCAGAACCTCCTGAGCAACGCGATCGAGTACAGCGGCGACGACCCACCGCGGATCGCCGTCGACGCCGAGCGTCGGGGATCGAAGTGGACGATTTCGGTCCGCGACGAGGGTATCGGGATCGATCCCGACGATCAGGATCGCGTGTTCGAGGTCTTTCAGCGCCTCCACAGTCGAGAGCAGTATTCGGGGACCGGAATCGGCCTCGCGCTCTGCCAGCGGATCATCGAACGCCACGACGGGGAGATCTGGGTCGACTCCGAACCGGGTGAGGGGGCGACATTCTCGTTCACGCTGCCCGCGACAGCGGACGACCCACAGTGA
- a CDS encoding DUF7518 family protein, translated as MSNNRVEQLESTVAELESTVEGLTDELIEAKERIRVLEAELDADTPTRVPERRGEETGTTEVDEDETPEADPDEVAEAAADADGADESAGDEAEDSGSDDIIVA; from the coding sequence ATGTCGAACAATCGCGTCGAGCAGCTCGAATCGACGGTCGCGGAACTCGAGTCGACGGTAGAGGGCCTGACGGACGAACTCATCGAGGCGAAAGAGCGGATCCGCGTGCTCGAGGCGGAGCTCGATGCCGACACGCCGACGCGCGTCCCCGAACGCCGCGGCGAGGAGACGGGAACGACGGAAGTCGACGAGGACGAAACCCCCGAGGCCGACCCGGACGAAGTCGCCGAAGCGGCGGCCGACGCCGACGGCGCGGACGAATCCGCCGGCGACGAAGCGGAAGACTCAGGTAGCGACGACATCATTGTTGCATAA